In the Coraliomargarita sinensis genome, CAGCTACTACACATGGTCTTTTGATGATGTTGATGGCTCCGTGGACGACTTGACCGGCAGCATCCGCGGCATTTGGAAGGTAAAGAAAAATCATCGACTATTTGCCGGAGTTTCCCGCGGTTTCCGCGCGCCTAACCTGGTCAACCTTGCGGGCAATGTGGATCGTGGTTCCAGCGGGACCCCGGCCACCGGCGACCCCAATCTGGATCCGGAGCTCAGCTATACTTATGAAGCTGGCTGGAAGTGGCAGGAAGGCCGCAATATGTTAGCGCTGACGGTTTTTCGGACTGACATTGAAGACTTGATCCAACGAGACTTCTCGGTGATGCCCGCAGTCACGACCAATGTGGAAAGTGCCCGTCTCCAAGGTTTTGAAGCTGCTTGGGATTATGGTGCCGAGGTCGGCTCCTGGCAGCGCTTGGCCTTGGTTGGTTCCATGTCACTGGTCGATGCCACGCGCGACATCCCGGTCATGGGCGGCACAGTGGAAGACAACCTTTCACGCGCCAACCGCTTATACGGTCGCGTCGGTCTGAAAGCCGAAAAAGACGAAAACTGGTGGAGTCTTTTACAGGTTCGCTGGCATGACAACTATGATGATGTGGCCACACACCCGAGTGACTCCGATGCGGATGACGTCCGATTGACCACCGCAGGCAACCCTGACGGCAGCATGCCCGGATACGGCGTGGTGGATTTCATGATCGGCTGGCAGAGTGACGACGGCAATCGCAGCGTCAGCTTCTTCGTCGAAAACATCGGCGACATCACCTACCGCGAACCCGGTAGTGGTGCCGATGGCGTCGGACGCAACTTCGGGATCACGGCAAGCCTGCGCTACTAAGGCCGGGTTCATGTTTTTCGCGGTGCCGGCCTGGTCGTTCCTTGAACGACAGGCTTGGCACCGTTTTTTATTTCGATCCGCGTTGATTCACTATAACACAGGACGTGCTCTTGTGTTTAGCGCCACAGCGAGGTCATCTCAAGGGCGACTGCTTTGCGGAGCCCGCGATTGCACGACAGCGGCTCGCTACGCTCGGGAAGCGGGCACCGCTCTCGACTGTCTTACCCTCAACAAGGCACGACAACGGGCGCAGTATCGTCTGAACGACGATACTGGCATCCGCATCCGTCTCCGGAAAACTACGCCGGGACGGGACAAGAGCGGAGCCCCTACGTTCCTTGCACACACTCGATCAGACGTGCGTACACATCGGCGCTTTCGAGCTCTTCGTCCTCAGTTGCGACTTTCGGACCGATAAATACCGGCCAATCCGCTTTGTCTTCCGGCCTTCTGCCGTGGGAGCCTTTGACTAGAGAAGCGTCGAGAGGAATAACATCCAGAAGCATGCGCATGCCCAGCTTCTTTTGCAGCAGTCGTCGCGCCACACGTAACTTGGGGAAACGAATGGCCGGATCGAAAAACAACTCCACCGGATCGTAACCGATCTTGCGATGGATATCGACACAGCGGGCGAAGTCGGGCGCCACCGCATCGTCCTCCCAGTAATAGTAAGTAAACCAGCTGTCTTTATCCGCGACAGCGATCAAGTCGCCCGCACGTTCGTGGTCGATCCCCTGGGCTCTCTTCTCCTCTTTATCGAGAACATGCTCCACCCCGTCGGTCGCCGCCAAAGTTTTCTTTACTTCGTCTTTGATCGACGGGTTGTTTATGTAAATGTGGGCCACCTGGTGATCGGCGATGGCGAAGGCCTGGCTGGCTCCGCAATCGATTTGTTCGAGGCCGAGCTCGTCCTTGATCTGGATCCAACCCTGTTTTCGGAAGACACGGTTGAGATGAACCGGACGACTCACCTCGGTAATCCCATACTCGGATAACAGAACAACCTGCACATCACGCTGCTCAAAATATTGAATCAGCCGCCCGACAACCGTATCGATCGCCTTCAGGTCTTCGTTGATGGCAGGGTCGTTCGGCCCCACCCTTTGAAGATTATAGTCGAGGTGCGGCAGATAAACCAGATTCAGCGTCGGCGAATGTTTGGCTTCCATCCACTCCGCCGATTGAGCGATCCACTCGGAAGACTTGATCCCCGCCATCGGCCCCCAGAAGAAGGGAAAGGGAAACTCGCCGAGATCCCCCTTAATTGTTTCCCGAAGGCCCATCGGCTGGGTATACACATCAAAGACCTTTTTGCCGTCGGCGGGATACATCGGTCTGGGCGTGATGGAATAATCCACCGAGGCATACATGTTATACCACCAGAAGAGTTTGGCACAGGTAAAGGAGGCGTCCATCTCTTTCAGTGCGTCCCAGATTTTCGGCTGCCGTACAATATGGTTCGACTGCTTCCAAAAACGGTGCTCGGCATACTCGCGATCATACCACCCGTTACCCACGATGCCGTGTTGCTCAGGCTCCTGCCCTGTAAGATAGTTTGACTGGGCGGTGCAGGTCACCGCCGGAAAGGCGGGCCGTATGGATTGAATGCTGCCACGCGCGACAAAGTCGCGGATGTGCGGTGTATGCGCTCCGATCAGTGATTTCGTCAATCCAACGACATTGATGACTGCAGTGCGCTTCATGTCTGCAAAGTCGTTTCCCAGGAACGAAGGCTCTCGATACTCTCGATCAACAACTCCCCATCCATATCGTTCACTTCGAATTGATCGCCTATATCGCGAAGCAGCGGGATGGTCAGCTTCCCGCCCATGTGTTCCCTGAATTCCTCGAGTCCACGCAGGATAACATACTGCCCGTCTTCTGTGAGCTCAGATAAGCGCTCATCGTAAATCCGGAAGCCGAAACTCTGAATCAATTTCAGAATACGCTGAAGCTTGGCCTCGGAGAGGTAGCCTTTTCGATGCGAATAAATACTGTCCAGTGCGATGCCGATAGCGACCGACTCCCCGTGACTCAGGGCATAATCCGTCAACACTTCCAGCTTATGCGCGGACCAGTGCCCGAAATCGAGGGGGCGTGACGAAGTGAGCTCAAACGGATCCCCATTCCGCGCGATATGCAAAACGTGGTGGCGCGCGGAAGCTTCGAGCACCTTTCGAATAATGCCAAAATCACGCTGAATAATGGCGACCGCGTTCTCCTCGATGTAGTCGAAGAAGCTGCAGTCTTTGATCAAGGCGACCTTAATGGCCTCGATAAAGCCGTCGATTAATCGGGCCTCGGGAAGTGACTTCAAAAAGTTGACATCATTGATCACTGCCGCCGGAGGCGTGAATGTGCCGAGGAAGTTCTTCTTCCCGAAATAGTTGATCCCGTTCTTCACCCCACAGCCTCCGTCGCCCTGGCTCAGGGATGTGGTCGGCAGGCGCAGGTGGCGGATGCCACGATGCGCTGTGGACGCCGCGTAGCCCACCAAATCGAGCAAGGCGCCGCCGCCCAATGCAATAATGTAGGAATGGCGGCAGAGCTTATTTTGCTCGATGACCCGATACAACTGCTCGAGATACTCTGAGTGATTTTTGAGCTGCTCACCTCCCGGCAGTTCCAGGCTGCCGAGATATTGAATCTCTCCCCGGCAATGCTCAAAGAATTGCGTGATTTGCGAGCTGATTTCCGGGTTCGCGGCCATGAATGCCGCATCCGCCACCAGAAAGACCCGGGGCGTCTCCGCGCTGGTGCACGCTTTTATGGTCGAAGCCAGCAGGGAATTACCGGGCGCAAAGACACCTTCGGTAAAGTAAACCCGGTGGGAATAAGCTACTTTGAACTCTTCAACAATCGAATGTGGGGATTCATCCATTAGGTGCCTGAAATAATTTTTTGAAACTTGAGTGTACCGACAAACAATAATGCCACTAAGAACAGAATGGCCACCGTAATCGGCGTGACGACAGTGATCGCCAATAGGTCAACAAAGCAGAATCCCGCAATCAGGTTGCCAATGGAGGGCCCCGTGCTTGATGACTTACTCCACCAAGCGCTAAGGCAGTAGCCGGTCCATGCAAGGAAAACTGCCATCGCCAGCCACCTCAAAAACATAGCCTGATCACTCGACTGGCTGCCCCATAGCACCGCGGGTAAGAAAAGACATATTAGAAGAATATATTTCAGTGACCGTGTCTTGCCGGCGCCCCGGGCAATATAGGTCAGTCCCAGTGTGTAACTGTAGGCCGCGGCACCGGCAATCCAGAGTTCAACCGAAAGCGGTTGGCCGGTCAGCGAAGCAGCCCATGGATAGATCAAGGCACGGCAGCCCCCCATGATCCACGGGCTCATCGAATTATTCTTATGATCGAGGTCGTAGAGGGTAATACAGAGGATCAAACCAAGCGTCCAAAGCAGAGACAGTGGTTGCATAATCACACTGATCGCGAGCGCCACCGCGAAGTAAGTCAGGGCAAAAAGCAGAACTGCCTTCCGCGAGATTTTGCCGGCAGGAATCGGACGCTCCGGGCGGTGCTTGCGATCATATTCAGCATCCCGCCAGTCATTGAGATACATTCCGGCGATGTAGAACAGACTGATCGCCACCAGCGCTCCGAGAAATACCGACCACTGAAAACCACCGGCCAACAGAGTGGCACAGAGGACATTCGACCAGGTCGTCGGCAGATTCGACACCCGAGCCAGGCTCAGATGCGTATGGATGGAAGGATTCACGGTGCTTCAGTATGAGCGAATCCTGCAGTAAGCCAAAGCCGAAGGGCTTCGGCTACGAAAAAAACAAATTACCTGGCCGGGGCTTGCTTGCCGCAGGGCCTGAGCTTGTCCCGCAGAAGTTCGAGAGCGCAGCGCAAGCGATAAACCGCACACAGCGCTCGCAGGTGCCGCAAAGCTGCCCCCCTACGAAAGAGAGATGCTTCTCTTCGTAAAGGCATCGAAGCACCACTTGTATTCCGCAATCAACTGCTCGACCACCGAATCGGTTCGCAAATGCGCGGGCAACACCTCCCAAGTGTAGGTCTCAAATTCGAAGTGATTACAGACCGATCGGTGCTTCGCCACAAAATCCAGGGTGTCTTCGAGATGCCCGACGGTGGTGCCCATAATCTCTTCGGGTTCGGCATAAAGCGGCACGTGGAAGTGAACGCGCCATTCATTGTCCTCACCCGTGCGACTAGCCGGGGCATCCAGGGCCTGGTCCAGATCCTCCCATCGCGTCATCGCCCCGCCAGGATCGCGGCTGACGACCTGATGTAAATAAACCGAATCAACAAAGTCCTTCAGGTACACGCGCGCCGCTTCGGTCGGCCGGACACTTAAAGCAGAGCTGAGATGCAACTTACTGATGCGAATCTTCTCATCGGCCAAGGCCGCCAGGCTTTCGGCCGCGTTCTCGAACTGGATCGCCATGTGGCAGGTGTCGTAGTTCACACCGATACGGCGGCGGATCAACCCGGCATCCGGCGCTGCAGTGCACAAGCTCTTGAAGAAATCAATCGTTTCCGGTGTCGTTTCCAAATAGCCGAACGGCTCGGGCTCCAGCCCAAGATGTAAATCGCGGCCCGACCGATCGCTCAGCTCTTCAATATATTCGGCACATTCAATCAGCTTGGCCTGCATGGCCTCAACCTCGGCCGGCGTCTGGATGAAAGACTTGAACGAACAGGGCACGGTACTGATGCTACCTTCCACTCCCTCCGGCAGCAATTGCGCCAGCAGATCGAAGAGGCGCTTCGTATAATCCAAGCGCGCCTGGGTTTGCCAGTCCGGCACATAGACCTGCTCCTTCACCCGCGTGCCGTGGAAGTTCCCGTAGGGAAAGCCGTTGATGGTAAAAACGTAGCAATTGTTGGCCTCAAGCCAGCGCCGGAATTCCGTCAGGCGGTCACCTTCGGCCAATTCCAGAGAAGCTTCGTGACTCAGGCGCAATCCTATCCCGTATGGCACGCCTTCCGGGCAGACCGCATCTTTTACCTGCAGCGTGTAGTCACGCAGGCCGGCAAAAGTTTCCTCCCATGAGTTTCCCCGGTGGATATTGGTGGAATAACCTAAGTGGATGTTTTCGTCAAAACGCATCTGGAATACGACGAAAAACCGCCAAATCGAAAACCACAAACCCAAACTCAGTGGAGGCTTGTAGGTTACTCATCAATGAGTGACCTACAAGCCTCTACACAATCAACAACCGCGCAGCAATGTAAGGCTCGTGAGCACACTCACCCAACCGCAAGTCTAACCCTCCGGTAAAATCTCCATACCACTCTGGCGAAGGAACTTGAGCGGATTTTGGTAAACAAAGCGATCGATCGTCTGCTCATCAAAACCACGCTTGCGCAGCTCCAGCACGGCCTTGGGGAGGGAAAGCGGGTCGCTGACACCCCAGTCGCAGGCGGAATTCATCCAGAGCCGGTCGGTCGATCCGTAAAGATCCAGCATATCGACAGCTCTGGCGGGCGTGCATTTCGATTCCGGGTAAAGAGTGATACCTGCCCAGAAACCTGCCTCCACCACCTGCTTGACTGTATGCTCTTCAACATGATCGATCAGAACACGGTTCGGATCGATCTCCGAGTGCTGGCGCAGCATATCGATGATGAGCTGTGTCCCCTTGTATTTGTCTTCCAGATGCGGGGTGTGGATGAGGATGAGCTGATTGTGATCCAAGGCCAGCTGCACCTGCTCTTCAAAAATTGCGACTTCGTTTTTGGAGTTCTTGTTCAGGCCGATTTCCCCCACCCCCAGCACATTCTCCTTCTTGAGAAATTCAGGGATAATCTGGATCACTTCCCGGGCGAACTCCGGATCTTCCGCTTCTTTGGGATTGATGCAGATCCAGGAGTAATGGGCGATTTGAAAGCGCGCCGCTCTCTTGGGTTCGTATTCCGTCAATTGGCGGAAGTAATCGTAAAATCCATCGACCGAGCTGCGGTCGAAACCCGCCCAGAACGCTGGCTCACAAATTGCACGGCAACCGGCCATGGCCAGTGCTTTATAATCGTCCATGGTCCTGCTGACCATGTGGGCATGCGGCTCGATATAACGCATCGGTCTAATCCTTTTGATAGGCGCCCACGGCCGGGCCGGCGCTAGCCTTCTCGCTGGGCTCTTTACTGGGGTCGCTCAATTTCATTAAAACCGACTCCGCGCGATCCGACGAGCGGAGCGCATCCAAAGCTTTCACAAATTCCTGATAGCGGTAGTCACCGGTTTCCCCGTATCGTTCAGCGCGGTCCATAAAGGCAGCGATGTCGATCAGTTTGGAACGGGCATCCATAAAATAGACGTCCATCATTGCTGT is a window encoding:
- a CDS encoding alkaline phosphatase family protein, which produces MKRTAVINVVGLTKSLIGAHTPHIRDFVARGSIQSIRPAFPAVTCTAQSNYLTGQEPEQHGIVGNGWYDREYAEHRFWKQSNHIVRQPKIWDALKEMDASFTCAKLFWWYNMYASVDYSITPRPMYPADGKKVFDVYTQPMGLRETIKGDLGEFPFPFFWGPMAGIKSSEWIAQSAEWMEAKHSPTLNLVYLPHLDYNLQRVGPNDPAINEDLKAIDTVVGRLIQYFEQRDVQVVLLSEYGITEVSRPVHLNRVFRKQGWIQIKDELGLEQIDCGASQAFAIADHQVAHIYINNPSIKDEVKKTLAATDGVEHVLDKEEKRAQGIDHERAGDLIAVADKDSWFTYYYWEDDAVAPDFARCVDIHRKIGYDPVELFFDPAIRFPKLRVARRLLQKKLGMRMLLDVIPLDASLVKGSHGRRPEDKADWPVFIGPKVATEDEELESADVYARLIECVQGT
- a CDS encoding 3-dehydroquinate synthase; protein product: MDESPHSIVEEFKVAYSHRVYFTEGVFAPGNSLLASTIKACTSAETPRVFLVADAAFMAANPEISSQITQFFEHCRGEIQYLGSLELPGGEQLKNHSEYLEQLYRVIEQNKLCRHSYIIALGGGALLDLVGYAASTAHRGIRHLRLPTTSLSQGDGGCGVKNGINYFGKKNFLGTFTPPAAVINDVNFLKSLPEARLIDGFIEAIKVALIKDCSFFDYIEENAVAIIQRDFGIIRKVLEASARHHVLHIARNGDPFELTSSRPLDFGHWSAHKLEVLTDYALSHGESVAIGIALDSIYSHRKGYLSEAKLQRILKLIQSFGFRIYDERLSELTEDGQYVILRGLEEFREHMGGKLTIPLLRDIGDQFEVNDMDGELLIESIESLRSWETTLQT
- a CDS encoding UbiA family prenyltransferase is translated as MNPSIHTHLSLARVSNLPTTWSNVLCATLLAGGFQWSVFLGALVAISLFYIAGMYLNDWRDAEYDRKHRPERPIPAGKISRKAVLLFALTYFAVALAISVIMQPLSLLWTLGLILCITLYDLDHKNNSMSPWIMGGCRALIYPWAASLTGQPLSVELWIAGAAAYSYTLGLTYIARGAGKTRSLKYILLICLFLPAVLWGSQSSDQAMFLRWLAMAVFLAWTGYCLSAWWSKSSSTGPSIGNLIAGFCFVDLLAITVVTPITVAILFLVALLFVGTLKFQKIISGT
- the eboE gene encoding metabolite traffic protein EboE — translated: MRFDENIHLGYSTNIHRGNSWEETFAGLRDYTLQVKDAVCPEGVPYGIGLRLSHEASLELAEGDRLTEFRRWLEANNCYVFTINGFPYGNFHGTRVKEQVYVPDWQTQARLDYTKRLFDLLAQLLPEGVEGSISTVPCSFKSFIQTPAEVEAMQAKLIECAEYIEELSDRSGRDLHLGLEPEPFGYLETTPETIDFFKSLCTAAPDAGLIRRRIGVNYDTCHMAIQFENAAESLAALADEKIRISKLHLSSALSVRPTEAARVYLKDFVDSVYLHQVVSRDPGGAMTRWEDLDQALDAPASRTGEDNEWRVHFHVPLYAEPEEIMGTTVGHLEDTLDFVAKHRSVCNHFEFETYTWEVLPAHLRTDSVVEQLIAEYKWCFDAFTKRSISLS
- a CDS encoding TatD family hydrolase, whose amino-acid sequence is MRYIEPHAHMVSRTMDDYKALAMAGCRAICEPAFWAGFDRSSVDGFYDYFRQLTEYEPKRAARFQIAHYSWICINPKEAEDPEFAREVIQIIPEFLKKENVLGVGEIGLNKNSKNEVAIFEEQVQLALDHNQLILIHTPHLEDKYKGTQLIIDMLRQHSEIDPNRVLIDHVEEHTVKQVVEAGFWAGITLYPESKCTPARAVDMLDLYGSTDRLWMNSACDWGVSDPLSLPKAVLELRKRGFDEQTIDRFVYQNPLKFLRQSGMEILPEG